A DNA window from Suncus etruscus isolate mSunEtr1 chromosome 8, mSunEtr1.pri.cur, whole genome shotgun sequence contains the following coding sequences:
- the MCF2L gene encoding guanine nucleotide exchange factor DBS isoform X5 — translation MSTWEDRSGDKCAGKDEIMHQDISPLCAADIQDQLKKRFAYLSGGRGQDGSPVITFPDYPAFSEVPDSDFQNVLTYLTSIPSLQDTGVGFILVIDRRQDKWTSVKASVLRIAASFPANLQLVLVLRPAGFFQRTLSELAFKFNRDDFKMKVPVIMLSSVPDLYGYIDKSQLTEDLGGTLDYCHSQWLCHRTAIESFALMVKQTAQRLQSFGTELAETELPNDVPATSAVLSSHTHKRDQAKEEMKQALDEGQRILESIREPLAKDTERGLNQDQLDNETTVQRLLEQLHETEAAFDEFWAKHQQKLEQCLQLRHFEQDFREVRAILDVLAQKIATFTDVGNSLAHVQHLLKDLTAFKEKSGAAVQRAEALAQEGERLISMKHYAVDSILPKCQELRAGCDHCQAELGHRQALLGQSLELHGLLEASMRWCDEGIYLLASQPVDKCQSQDGAEAALQEIEKFLETGAENKIQELSKIYKDYESILTPDLKEHVQKVFQKQESTEEMFHRRQASLRKLAARQARPVQPVAPRPEALSKSPCPSPGVRRGSEITGPESSMQRRPYRRAKSELSEGRQGWSSSTGDEEESLAVLRRHVMAELLDTERVYVDELLSVLEGYAAEMDNPLMAHLLSASLHNKKDVLFGNMEEICHFHNRIFLKELEKYTDCPELVGRCFLERMEEFQVYEKYCQNKPRSESLWRQCSDCPFFQECQRKLDHKLSLDSYLLKPVQRITKYQLLLKEMLKYSKSCEGAEDLQEALSSILGILKAVNDSMHLIAITGYDGNLGDLGRLLMQGSFSVWTDHKKGHAKVKDLARFKPMQRHLFLHEKAVLFCKRREENGEGYEKAPTYSYKHSLNMASVGITENVKGDSRKFEIWYNAREEVYIIQAPTAEIKAAWVSEIRKVLTSQLQACREASQHRALEQSQSLPLPAVTSTSPSKGSARTSKKLEERKGESLGLEDYVTTAALPKAPEKGQASPPSPDKKAKRHEVKSDPTPLGLRGWNKTSRLPEAPEDDGWSSAEEPINSSDAEEEGSLGPRKLTPGKFRVVGSEKGSPEALGLKSGDTVEVVQEGDEGLWWVRNLTSNQEAWVPGSSLCALLGTSSSVQCLSSSVGEGTML, via the exons ATGAGCACCTGGGAGGACAGGAGTGGGGACAAGTGTGCGGGGAAAG ATGAAATCATGCACCAAGACATCTCCCCACTGTGTGCAGCTGACATCCAGGACCAACTGAAGAAGCGCTTTGCCTACCTGTCGG GCGGCCGCGGGCAGGACGGCAGCCCTGTGATCACCTTCCCAGACTACCCGGCCTTCAGCGAGGTCCCCGACAGCGACTTCCAGAACGTCCTCACCTACCTTACCAGCATCCCCAG CCTGCAGGATACCGGCGTGGGCTTCATCCTGGTCATAGACCGCAGGCAGGACAAATGGACCTCGGTGAAGGCATCCGTCCTGCGCATCGCG GCGTCCTTCCCCGCAAACCTGCAGCTGGTCTTGGTCCTGCGGCCTGCGGGCTTCTTCCAGAGAACCCTCTCCGAGCTCGCCTTCAAGTTCAACCGAGATGACTTTAAGATGAAGGTGCCG GTCATAATGCTGAGCTCAGTCCCCGACCTCTACGGCTACATCGACAAATCCCAGCTGACCGAGGACCTGGGTGGCACGCTGGACTATTGCCACTCCCAGTGGCTGTGTCACCGCACG GCCATCGAAAGCTTCGCACTCATGGTCAAGCAGACAGCCCAGAGGCTGCAGAGCTTCGGCACGGAGCTGGCCGAGACAGAGCTGCCCAATGATGTCCCTGCCACCAGCGCTGTGCTGAGCTCCCACACGCACAAGAGGGACCAGGCGAAG GAGGAGATGAAGCAGGCCCTGGACGAGGGGCAGCGCATCCTGGAGAGTATCCGGGAGCCCCTGGCCAAGGACACGGAGCGCGGCCTGAACCAGGACCAGCTGGACAATGAGACCACTGTGCAGAG GCTTCTGGAGCAGCTGCATGAGACCGAGGCTGCATTTGACGAGTTCTGGGCCAAACACCAGCAGAAGCTGGAGCAGTGCCTGCAGCTAAGACACTTCGAGCAGGATTTCCGGGAG GTAAGGGCCATCCTAGATGTGTTGGCCCAGAAGATCGCCACCTTTACCGACGTGGGCAACAGCCTGGCGCACGTGCAGCACCTGCTGAAGGACCTCACTGCCTTCAAGGAGAAGTCAGGG GCGGCTGTGCAGCGGGCTGAGGCCCTGGCCCAAGAGGGTGAGCGCCTCATCAGCATGAAGCACTACGCCGTGGACTCCATTCTCCCCAAGTGCCAGGAGCTTCGGGCTGGCTGTGACCACTGCCAGGCCGAGCTGGGCCACCGGCAGGCACTACTCGGACAGTCCCTGGAGCTACACGGCCTGCTGGAAGCA TCCATGAGGTGGTGTGACGAGGGCATCTACCTGCTGGCCTCCCAGCCCGTGGACAAGTGTCAGTCCCAGGATGGTGCTGAGGCCGCCCTCCAGGAGATTGAGAAGTTTCTGGAAACTGGTGCAGAGAATAAGATCCAGGAGCTGAGTAAAATCTACAAGGACTATGAGTCTATCCTCACCCCGGACCTGAAG GAACACGTGCAGAAGGTCTTCCAGAAGCAAGAGAGCACCGAGGAGATGTTCCACCGTAGACAGGCCAGCCTCAGGAAGCTGGCGGCCAGGCAGGCGCGGCCCGTGCAGCCTGTCGCCCCCCGGCCTGAAGCGCTCAGCAAGTCCCCCTGCCCCTCTCCAG GTGTTCGGCGAGGGTCTGAGATCACTGGACCCGAGAGCAGCATGCAGCGAAGGCCCTATAGGAGGGCCAAG AGTGAACTCAGTGAAGGCCGGCAGGGCTGGAGCAGCTCCACTGGGGATGAGGAGGAAAGCTTGGCCGTCCTGAGAAG GCATGTGATGGCCGAGCTCTTGGACACAGAACGCGTCTACGTGGACGAGCTGCTGAGCGTCCTGGAG GGCTATGCCGCAGAGATGGACAATCCCCTCATGGCACACCTGCTGTCAGCCAGCCTGCACAACAAGAAGGACGTCCTGTTTGGGAACATGGAAGAGATCTGCCACTTCCACAACAG AATATTCCTGAAAGAACTTGAAAAGTACACAGACTGCCCGGAGCTGGTGGGAAGGTGTTTTCTGGAAAGG ATGGAGGAGTTCCAGGTGTACGAGAAGTACTGCCAGAACAAGCCGCGCTCCGAGAGCCTGTGGCGCCAGTGCTCCGACTGTCCCTTCTTCCAG GAGTGCCAGCGGAAGCTGGACCACAAGCTGAGCCTGGACTCGTACCTGCTCAAGCCCGTGCAGAGGATCACCAAGTACCAGCTGCTGCTCAAG GAGATGCTCAAGTACAGCAAGAGCTGCGAGGGCGCCGAGGACCTGCAGGAGGCGCTGAGCTCCATCCTGGGCATCCTCAAGGCTGTCAACGACTCCATGCACCTCATCGCCATCACGGGCTACGAC GGGAACCTGGGCGACCTGGGCCGGCTGCTGATGCAGGGCTCGTTCAGCGTGTGGACAGATCACAAGAAGGGCCACGCCAAAGTGAAGGACCTGGCGCGCTTCAAGCCCATGCAGCGGCACCTCTTCCTGCACGAGAAGGCCGTGCTCTTCTGCAAGCGGCGGGAGGAGAACGGCGAGGGCTACGAGAAGGCCCCGACCTACAGCTACAAGCACTCCCTGAAC ATGGCATCTGTGGGCATCACGGAGAACGTGAAGGGCGACTCCAGGAAGTTCGAGATCTGGTACAACGCCCGGGAGGAAGTGTACATCATCCAG GCACCCACTGCGGAGATCAAGGCCGCGTGGGTGAGTGAGATCCGCAAGGTGCTGACCAGCCAGCTGCAGGCGTGCAGAG AAGCCAGCCAGCACCGTGCCCTGGAGCAGTCCCAGAGCCTGCCCCTGCCCGCAGTGACCAGCACCAG TCCCTCGAAAGGCAGCGCAAGGACCTCGAAAAAGCTGGAGGAGCGAAAAGGAGAGTCCCTGGGCCTGGAGGACTACGTGACCACCGCGGCGCTGCCAAAGGCACCCGAGAAGGGCCAAG CATCTCCTCCCAGCCCTGACAAAAAAGCTAAGCGCCATGAAGTCAAGAGCGACCCGACTCCTTTGGGTTTACGAG GCTGGAACAAAACATCCCGCCTGCCCGAGGCCCCGGAGGATGATGGCTGGTCCAGTGCCGAGGAGCCCATCAATTCCTCGGACGCAGAGGAGGAGGGCAGCCTGGGCCCCCGGAAATTG ACTCCCGGGAAGTTCAGGGTCGTGGGCAGCGAGAAGGGCAGCCCCGAGGCGCTCGGCCTGAAGAGCGGAGACACCGTGGAGGTGGTGCAGGAGGGCGATGAGGGCCTTTG GTGGGTCAGGAACCTAACATCCAACCAGGAGGCCTGGGTGCCCGGCAGCAGCCTGTGTGCGCTCCTTGGCACGTCCAGCTCGGTTCAGTGTCTGAGCAGCTCAG TGGGTGAGGGGACCATGCTCTAA
- the MCF2L gene encoding guanine nucleotide exchange factor DBS isoform X2: MAGRGALQGRPHCCWQPPWRRRVAWREPMPDEIMHQDISPLCAADIQDQLKKRFAYLSGGRGQDGSPVITFPDYPAFSEVPDSDFQNVLTYLTSIPSLQDTGVGFILVIDRRQDKWTSVKASVLRIAASFPANLQLVLVLRPAGFFQRTLSELAFKFNRDDFKMKVPVIMLSSVPDLYGYIDKSQLTEDLGGTLDYCHSQWLCHRTAIESFALMVKQTAQRLQSFGTELAETELPNDVPATSAVLSSHTHKRDQAKEEMKQALDEGQRILESIREPLAKDTERGLNQDQLDNETTVQRLLEQLHETEAAFDEFWAKHQQKLEQCLQLRHFEQDFREVRAILDVLAQKIATFTDVGNSLAHVQHLLKDLTAFKEKSGAAVQRAEALAQEGERLISMKHYAVDSILPKCQELRAGCDHCQAELGHRQALLGQSLELHGLLEASMRWCDEGIYLLASQPVDKCQSQDGAEAALQEIEKFLETGAENKIQELSKIYKDYESILTPDLKEHVQKVFQKQESTEEMFHRRQASLRKLAARQARPVQPVAPRPEALSKSPCPSPGVRRGSEITGPESSMQRRPYRRAKSELSEGRQGWSSSTGDEEESLAVLRRHVMAELLDTERVYVDELLSVLEGYAAEMDNPLMAHLLSASLHNKKDVLFGNMEEICHFHNRIFLKELEKYTDCPELVGRCFLERMEEFQVYEKYCQNKPRSESLWRQCSDCPFFQECQRKLDHKLSLDSYLLKPVQRITKYQLLLKEMLKYSKSCEGAEDLQEALSSILGILKAVNDSMHLIAITGYDGNLGDLGRLLMQGSFSVWTDHKKGHAKVKDLARFKPMQRHLFLHEKAVLFCKRREENGEGYEKAPTYSYKHSLNMASVGITENVKGDSRKFEIWYNAREEVYIIQAPTAEIKAAWVSEIRKVLTSQLQACRASQHRALEQSQSLPLPAVTSTSPSKGSARTSKKLEERKGESLGLEDYVTTAALPKAPEKGQASPPSPDKKAKRHEVKSDPTPLGLRGWNKTSRLPEAPEDDGWSSAEEPINSSDAEEEGSLGPRKLTPGKFRVVGSEKGSPEALGLKSGDTVEVVQEGDEGLWWVRNLTSNQEAWVPGSSLCALLGTSSSVQCLSSSVGEGTML; this comes from the exons ATGAAATCATGCACCAAGACATCTCCCCACTGTGTGCAGCTGACATCCAGGACCAACTGAAGAAGCGCTTTGCCTACCTGTCGG GCGGCCGCGGGCAGGACGGCAGCCCTGTGATCACCTTCCCAGACTACCCGGCCTTCAGCGAGGTCCCCGACAGCGACTTCCAGAACGTCCTCACCTACCTTACCAGCATCCCCAG CCTGCAGGATACCGGCGTGGGCTTCATCCTGGTCATAGACCGCAGGCAGGACAAATGGACCTCGGTGAAGGCATCCGTCCTGCGCATCGCG GCGTCCTTCCCCGCAAACCTGCAGCTGGTCTTGGTCCTGCGGCCTGCGGGCTTCTTCCAGAGAACCCTCTCCGAGCTCGCCTTCAAGTTCAACCGAGATGACTTTAAGATGAAGGTGCCG GTCATAATGCTGAGCTCAGTCCCCGACCTCTACGGCTACATCGACAAATCCCAGCTGACCGAGGACCTGGGTGGCACGCTGGACTATTGCCACTCCCAGTGGCTGTGTCACCGCACG GCCATCGAAAGCTTCGCACTCATGGTCAAGCAGACAGCCCAGAGGCTGCAGAGCTTCGGCACGGAGCTGGCCGAGACAGAGCTGCCCAATGATGTCCCTGCCACCAGCGCTGTGCTGAGCTCCCACACGCACAAGAGGGACCAGGCGAAG GAGGAGATGAAGCAGGCCCTGGACGAGGGGCAGCGCATCCTGGAGAGTATCCGGGAGCCCCTGGCCAAGGACACGGAGCGCGGCCTGAACCAGGACCAGCTGGACAATGAGACCACTGTGCAGAG GCTTCTGGAGCAGCTGCATGAGACCGAGGCTGCATTTGACGAGTTCTGGGCCAAACACCAGCAGAAGCTGGAGCAGTGCCTGCAGCTAAGACACTTCGAGCAGGATTTCCGGGAG GTAAGGGCCATCCTAGATGTGTTGGCCCAGAAGATCGCCACCTTTACCGACGTGGGCAACAGCCTGGCGCACGTGCAGCACCTGCTGAAGGACCTCACTGCCTTCAAGGAGAAGTCAGGG GCGGCTGTGCAGCGGGCTGAGGCCCTGGCCCAAGAGGGTGAGCGCCTCATCAGCATGAAGCACTACGCCGTGGACTCCATTCTCCCCAAGTGCCAGGAGCTTCGGGCTGGCTGTGACCACTGCCAGGCCGAGCTGGGCCACCGGCAGGCACTACTCGGACAGTCCCTGGAGCTACACGGCCTGCTGGAAGCA TCCATGAGGTGGTGTGACGAGGGCATCTACCTGCTGGCCTCCCAGCCCGTGGACAAGTGTCAGTCCCAGGATGGTGCTGAGGCCGCCCTCCAGGAGATTGAGAAGTTTCTGGAAACTGGTGCAGAGAATAAGATCCAGGAGCTGAGTAAAATCTACAAGGACTATGAGTCTATCCTCACCCCGGACCTGAAG GAACACGTGCAGAAGGTCTTCCAGAAGCAAGAGAGCACCGAGGAGATGTTCCACCGTAGACAGGCCAGCCTCAGGAAGCTGGCGGCCAGGCAGGCGCGGCCCGTGCAGCCTGTCGCCCCCCGGCCTGAAGCGCTCAGCAAGTCCCCCTGCCCCTCTCCAG GTGTTCGGCGAGGGTCTGAGATCACTGGACCCGAGAGCAGCATGCAGCGAAGGCCCTATAGGAGGGCCAAG AGTGAACTCAGTGAAGGCCGGCAGGGCTGGAGCAGCTCCACTGGGGATGAGGAGGAAAGCTTGGCCGTCCTGAGAAG GCATGTGATGGCCGAGCTCTTGGACACAGAACGCGTCTACGTGGACGAGCTGCTGAGCGTCCTGGAG GGCTATGCCGCAGAGATGGACAATCCCCTCATGGCACACCTGCTGTCAGCCAGCCTGCACAACAAGAAGGACGTCCTGTTTGGGAACATGGAAGAGATCTGCCACTTCCACAACAG AATATTCCTGAAAGAACTTGAAAAGTACACAGACTGCCCGGAGCTGGTGGGAAGGTGTTTTCTGGAAAGG ATGGAGGAGTTCCAGGTGTACGAGAAGTACTGCCAGAACAAGCCGCGCTCCGAGAGCCTGTGGCGCCAGTGCTCCGACTGTCCCTTCTTCCAG GAGTGCCAGCGGAAGCTGGACCACAAGCTGAGCCTGGACTCGTACCTGCTCAAGCCCGTGCAGAGGATCACCAAGTACCAGCTGCTGCTCAAG GAGATGCTCAAGTACAGCAAGAGCTGCGAGGGCGCCGAGGACCTGCAGGAGGCGCTGAGCTCCATCCTGGGCATCCTCAAGGCTGTCAACGACTCCATGCACCTCATCGCCATCACGGGCTACGAC GGGAACCTGGGCGACCTGGGCCGGCTGCTGATGCAGGGCTCGTTCAGCGTGTGGACAGATCACAAGAAGGGCCACGCCAAAGTGAAGGACCTGGCGCGCTTCAAGCCCATGCAGCGGCACCTCTTCCTGCACGAGAAGGCCGTGCTCTTCTGCAAGCGGCGGGAGGAGAACGGCGAGGGCTACGAGAAGGCCCCGACCTACAGCTACAAGCACTCCCTGAAC ATGGCATCTGTGGGCATCACGGAGAACGTGAAGGGCGACTCCAGGAAGTTCGAGATCTGGTACAACGCCCGGGAGGAAGTGTACATCATCCAG GCACCCACTGCGGAGATCAAGGCCGCGTGGGTGAGTGAGATCCGCAAGGTGCTGACCAGCCAGCTGCAGGCGTGCAGAG CCAGCCAGCACCGTGCCCTGGAGCAGTCCCAGAGCCTGCCCCTGCCCGCAGTGACCAGCACCAG TCCCTCGAAAGGCAGCGCAAGGACCTCGAAAAAGCTGGAGGAGCGAAAAGGAGAGTCCCTGGGCCTGGAGGACTACGTGACCACCGCGGCGCTGCCAAAGGCACCCGAGAAGGGCCAAG CATCTCCTCCCAGCCCTGACAAAAAAGCTAAGCGCCATGAAGTCAAGAGCGACCCGACTCCTTTGGGTTTACGAG GCTGGAACAAAACATCCCGCCTGCCCGAGGCCCCGGAGGATGATGGCTGGTCCAGTGCCGAGGAGCCCATCAATTCCTCGGACGCAGAGGAGGAGGGCAGCCTGGGCCCCCGGAAATTG ACTCCCGGGAAGTTCAGGGTCGTGGGCAGCGAGAAGGGCAGCCCCGAGGCGCTCGGCCTGAAGAGCGGAGACACCGTGGAGGTGGTGCAGGAGGGCGATGAGGGCCTTTG GTGGGTCAGGAACCTAACATCCAACCAGGAGGCCTGGGTGCCCGGCAGCAGCCTGTGTGCGCTCCTTGGCACGTCCAGCTCGGTTCAGTGTCTGAGCAGCTCAG TGGGTGAGGGGACCATGCTCTAA
- the MCF2L gene encoding guanine nucleotide exchange factor DBS isoform X3 → MRFWLRHAEMALEEMVRRLAGIAERTDEIMHQDISPLCAADIQDQLKKRFAYLSGGRGQDGSPVITFPDYPAFSEVPDSDFQNVLTYLTSIPSLQDTGVGFILVIDRRQDKWTSVKASVLRIAASFPANLQLVLVLRPAGFFQRTLSELAFKFNRDDFKMKVPVIMLSSVPDLYGYIDKSQLTEDLGGTLDYCHSQWLCHRTAIESFALMVKQTAQRLQSFGTELAETELPNDVPATSAVLSSHTHKRDQAKEEMKQALDEGQRILESIREPLAKDTERGLNQDQLDNETTVQRLLEQLHETEAAFDEFWAKHQQKLEQCLQLRHFEQDFREVRAILDVLAQKIATFTDVGNSLAHVQHLLKDLTAFKEKSGAAVQRAEALAQEGERLISMKHYAVDSILPKCQELRAGCDHCQAELGHRQALLGQSLELHGLLEASMRWCDEGIYLLASQPVDKCQSQDGAEAALQEIEKFLETGAENKIQELSKIYKDYESILTPDLKEHVQKVFQKQESTEEMFHRRQASLRKLAARQARPVQPVAPRPEALSKSPCPSPGVRRGSEITGPESSMQRRPYRRAKSELSEGRQGWSSSTGDEEESLAVLRRHVMAELLDTERVYVDELLSVLEGYAAEMDNPLMAHLLSASLHNKKDVLFGNMEEICHFHNRIFLKELEKYTDCPELVGRCFLERMEEFQVYEKYCQNKPRSESLWRQCSDCPFFQECQRKLDHKLSLDSYLLKPVQRITKYQLLLKEMLKYSKSCEGAEDLQEALSSILGILKAVNDSMHLIAITGYDGNLGDLGRLLMQGSFSVWTDHKKGHAKVKDLARFKPMQRHLFLHEKAVLFCKRREENGEGYEKAPTYSYKHSLNMASVGITENVKGDSRKFEIWYNAREEVYIIQAPTAEIKAAWVSEIRKVLTSQLQACREASQHRALEQSQSLPLPAVTSTSPSKGSARTSKKLEERKGESLGLEDYVTTAALPKAPEKGQASPPSPDKKAKRHEVKSDPTPLGLRGWNKTSRLPEAPEDDGWSSAEEPINSSDAEEEGSLGPRKLTPGKFRVVGSEKGSPEALGLKSGDTVEVVQEGDEGLWWVRNLTSNQEAWVPGSSLCALLGTSSSVQCLSSSVGEGTML, encoded by the exons ATGAAATCATGCACCAAGACATCTCCCCACTGTGTGCAGCTGACATCCAGGACCAACTGAAGAAGCGCTTTGCCTACCTGTCGG GCGGCCGCGGGCAGGACGGCAGCCCTGTGATCACCTTCCCAGACTACCCGGCCTTCAGCGAGGTCCCCGACAGCGACTTCCAGAACGTCCTCACCTACCTTACCAGCATCCCCAG CCTGCAGGATACCGGCGTGGGCTTCATCCTGGTCATAGACCGCAGGCAGGACAAATGGACCTCGGTGAAGGCATCCGTCCTGCGCATCGCG GCGTCCTTCCCCGCAAACCTGCAGCTGGTCTTGGTCCTGCGGCCTGCGGGCTTCTTCCAGAGAACCCTCTCCGAGCTCGCCTTCAAGTTCAACCGAGATGACTTTAAGATGAAGGTGCCG GTCATAATGCTGAGCTCAGTCCCCGACCTCTACGGCTACATCGACAAATCCCAGCTGACCGAGGACCTGGGTGGCACGCTGGACTATTGCCACTCCCAGTGGCTGTGTCACCGCACG GCCATCGAAAGCTTCGCACTCATGGTCAAGCAGACAGCCCAGAGGCTGCAGAGCTTCGGCACGGAGCTGGCCGAGACAGAGCTGCCCAATGATGTCCCTGCCACCAGCGCTGTGCTGAGCTCCCACACGCACAAGAGGGACCAGGCGAAG GAGGAGATGAAGCAGGCCCTGGACGAGGGGCAGCGCATCCTGGAGAGTATCCGGGAGCCCCTGGCCAAGGACACGGAGCGCGGCCTGAACCAGGACCAGCTGGACAATGAGACCACTGTGCAGAG GCTTCTGGAGCAGCTGCATGAGACCGAGGCTGCATTTGACGAGTTCTGGGCCAAACACCAGCAGAAGCTGGAGCAGTGCCTGCAGCTAAGACACTTCGAGCAGGATTTCCGGGAG GTAAGGGCCATCCTAGATGTGTTGGCCCAGAAGATCGCCACCTTTACCGACGTGGGCAACAGCCTGGCGCACGTGCAGCACCTGCTGAAGGACCTCACTGCCTTCAAGGAGAAGTCAGGG GCGGCTGTGCAGCGGGCTGAGGCCCTGGCCCAAGAGGGTGAGCGCCTCATCAGCATGAAGCACTACGCCGTGGACTCCATTCTCCCCAAGTGCCAGGAGCTTCGGGCTGGCTGTGACCACTGCCAGGCCGAGCTGGGCCACCGGCAGGCACTACTCGGACAGTCCCTGGAGCTACACGGCCTGCTGGAAGCA TCCATGAGGTGGTGTGACGAGGGCATCTACCTGCTGGCCTCCCAGCCCGTGGACAAGTGTCAGTCCCAGGATGGTGCTGAGGCCGCCCTCCAGGAGATTGAGAAGTTTCTGGAAACTGGTGCAGAGAATAAGATCCAGGAGCTGAGTAAAATCTACAAGGACTATGAGTCTATCCTCACCCCGGACCTGAAG GAACACGTGCAGAAGGTCTTCCAGAAGCAAGAGAGCACCGAGGAGATGTTCCACCGTAGACAGGCCAGCCTCAGGAAGCTGGCGGCCAGGCAGGCGCGGCCCGTGCAGCCTGTCGCCCCCCGGCCTGAAGCGCTCAGCAAGTCCCCCTGCCCCTCTCCAG GTGTTCGGCGAGGGTCTGAGATCACTGGACCCGAGAGCAGCATGCAGCGAAGGCCCTATAGGAGGGCCAAG AGTGAACTCAGTGAAGGCCGGCAGGGCTGGAGCAGCTCCACTGGGGATGAGGAGGAAAGCTTGGCCGTCCTGAGAAG GCATGTGATGGCCGAGCTCTTGGACACAGAACGCGTCTACGTGGACGAGCTGCTGAGCGTCCTGGAG GGCTATGCCGCAGAGATGGACAATCCCCTCATGGCACACCTGCTGTCAGCCAGCCTGCACAACAAGAAGGACGTCCTGTTTGGGAACATGGAAGAGATCTGCCACTTCCACAACAG AATATTCCTGAAAGAACTTGAAAAGTACACAGACTGCCCGGAGCTGGTGGGAAGGTGTTTTCTGGAAAGG ATGGAGGAGTTCCAGGTGTACGAGAAGTACTGCCAGAACAAGCCGCGCTCCGAGAGCCTGTGGCGCCAGTGCTCCGACTGTCCCTTCTTCCAG GAGTGCCAGCGGAAGCTGGACCACAAGCTGAGCCTGGACTCGTACCTGCTCAAGCCCGTGCAGAGGATCACCAAGTACCAGCTGCTGCTCAAG GAGATGCTCAAGTACAGCAAGAGCTGCGAGGGCGCCGAGGACCTGCAGGAGGCGCTGAGCTCCATCCTGGGCATCCTCAAGGCTGTCAACGACTCCATGCACCTCATCGCCATCACGGGCTACGAC GGGAACCTGGGCGACCTGGGCCGGCTGCTGATGCAGGGCTCGTTCAGCGTGTGGACAGATCACAAGAAGGGCCACGCCAAAGTGAAGGACCTGGCGCGCTTCAAGCCCATGCAGCGGCACCTCTTCCTGCACGAGAAGGCCGTGCTCTTCTGCAAGCGGCGGGAGGAGAACGGCGAGGGCTACGAGAAGGCCCCGACCTACAGCTACAAGCACTCCCTGAAC ATGGCATCTGTGGGCATCACGGAGAACGTGAAGGGCGACTCCAGGAAGTTCGAGATCTGGTACAACGCCCGGGAGGAAGTGTACATCATCCAG GCACCCACTGCGGAGATCAAGGCCGCGTGGGTGAGTGAGATCCGCAAGGTGCTGACCAGCCAGCTGCAGGCGTGCAGAG AAGCCAGCCAGCACCGTGCCCTGGAGCAGTCCCAGAGCCTGCCCCTGCCCGCAGTGACCAGCACCAG TCCCTCGAAAGGCAGCGCAAGGACCTCGAAAAAGCTGGAGGAGCGAAAAGGAGAGTCCCTGGGCCTGGAGGACTACGTGACCACCGCGGCGCTGCCAAAGGCACCCGAGAAGGGCCAAG CATCTCCTCCCAGCCCTGACAAAAAAGCTAAGCGCCATGAAGTCAAGAGCGACCCGACTCCTTTGGGTTTACGAG GCTGGAACAAAACATCCCGCCTGCCCGAGGCCCCGGAGGATGATGGCTGGTCCAGTGCCGAGGAGCCCATCAATTCCTCGGACGCAGAGGAGGAGGGCAGCCTGGGCCCCCGGAAATTG ACTCCCGGGAAGTTCAGGGTCGTGGGCAGCGAGAAGGGCAGCCCCGAGGCGCTCGGCCTGAAGAGCGGAGACACCGTGGAGGTGGTGCAGGAGGGCGATGAGGGCCTTTG GTGGGTCAGGAACCTAACATCCAACCAGGAGGCCTGGGTGCCCGGCAGCAGCCTGTGTGCGCTCCTTGGCACGTCCAGCTCGGTTCAGTGTCTGAGCAGCTCAG TGGGTGAGGGGACCATGCTCTAA